A window from Leifsonia shinshuensis encodes these proteins:
- a CDS encoding lamin tail domain-containing protein: protein MRTHWRGLAALAVAGLCATAALAAAAPASAATPSVVINEVESSAPGGGPDWVELKNTGAQDVDLTGWSVLDNDDTHTAVPLPSGSVIAAGGYVVIDDATLGFGLGSGDSARLFDPQHTLVDSYTWTAHAAVTYGRCPDGTGAFRNTTTSTQGAANDCSTPPVSVKINEVESDGDTSDWIELINTGATAADLGGYILRDDKDTDAFVIPTGTTLAAGGYYTADVSSLFGLGSADQARLFAPDGSTLIDSYTWTAHATTTYGRCPNGTGAFTTTSASTKNGPNACPGDVQLAAWPGGSDIREVDAANVLGGNMSGLYYQASGTGAPGVLWAVKNGPGTLFRLLWNGTAWTPDTANGWSAGKALHYTDGTGDPDSEGVTITGAGPDGGIYVSTERNNSANTVSRPAILRFDPSQPGTSLTATADWNLTADLPAVGANLGLEAVTWVPDAYLTGNGFVDATTGQAYDPARYPGHGSGLFFAGLEANGNVYAYALAASGTFTRVATISTGMPGVMDLQFDAERQAIWAVCDDTCHGQHELLTVASGGTGAGTFQVTAAFARPSGMPDYNNEGFAVAPQAECVNGLKPAIWADDTNDGGHALRQGTVSCAVLPGGGNGGSGGSGGSGGSGGTGGSGGSGGSGGGGTPVAPVATVSSGSVAAGGQVSVTASGFAAGEQVEVWLHSDPVLLAVVTAGPTGSVTASVTIPATVPAGAHTLVLLGRTSGATASVAITVAAAAVAADGTGAGLAATGSDVTVPLGAALLLAGAGGALLLARGGRRRAA from the coding sequence GTGCGCACTCACTGGAGAGGGCTGGCCGCACTGGCGGTCGCCGGGCTCTGCGCCACCGCGGCGCTCGCCGCAGCGGCCCCCGCGTCGGCGGCCACGCCGTCCGTCGTCATCAACGAGGTCGAGTCCAGCGCGCCCGGCGGCGGGCCCGACTGGGTGGAGCTGAAGAACACGGGCGCCCAGGATGTCGACCTCACCGGCTGGTCGGTGCTCGACAACGACGACACCCACACCGCTGTGCCGCTGCCGTCCGGCTCGGTCATCGCGGCCGGCGGTTACGTCGTCATCGACGACGCCACGCTGGGCTTCGGCCTGGGCAGCGGCGACTCCGCGCGGCTCTTCGACCCGCAGCACACGCTGGTCGACAGCTACACATGGACGGCGCACGCCGCCGTCACGTACGGTCGCTGCCCCGACGGCACGGGCGCGTTCCGCAACACCACGACCTCCACGCAGGGCGCGGCGAACGACTGCAGCACGCCGCCCGTCTCGGTGAAGATCAACGAGGTGGAGTCGGACGGCGACACGTCCGACTGGATCGAGCTGATCAACACCGGCGCCACCGCGGCCGACCTGGGCGGCTACATCCTGCGCGACGACAAGGACACGGACGCCTTCGTCATCCCGACCGGCACGACCCTGGCAGCCGGCGGGTACTACACCGCGGACGTCTCCTCGCTGTTCGGGCTGGGAAGCGCCGACCAGGCGCGGCTGTTCGCGCCCGACGGGTCCACGCTCATCGACTCGTACACGTGGACGGCACACGCCACGACGACCTACGGCCGCTGCCCGAACGGGACCGGCGCGTTCACGACGACCAGCGCATCAACCAAGAACGGTCCGAATGCGTGCCCCGGAGACGTCCAGCTGGCCGCGTGGCCCGGCGGGTCGGACATCCGCGAGGTGGATGCGGCGAACGTGCTCGGCGGGAACATGAGCGGCCTGTACTACCAGGCCTCCGGCACCGGTGCGCCGGGCGTGCTCTGGGCGGTCAAGAACGGCCCCGGAACGCTGTTCCGCCTGCTCTGGAACGGCACGGCCTGGACGCCGGACACCGCGAACGGCTGGAGCGCGGGCAAGGCGCTGCACTACACCGACGGCACTGGAGACCCCGACTCGGAGGGCGTGACCATCACGGGCGCCGGCCCCGACGGCGGCATCTACGTCTCGACCGAGCGCAACAACTCCGCCAACACGGTCAGCCGCCCGGCGATCCTGCGCTTCGACCCGTCGCAGCCCGGGACGTCGCTCACGGCCACGGCGGACTGGAACCTCACCGCGGACCTCCCCGCCGTGGGAGCGAACCTGGGCCTCGAGGCGGTGACCTGGGTTCCGGACGCGTACCTCACGGGCAACGGCTTCGTGGATGCGACGACCGGCCAGGCGTACGACCCCGCGCGGTACCCGGGCCACGGCAGCGGCCTGTTCTTCGCCGGGCTGGAGGCCAACGGCAACGTCTACGCCTACGCGCTGGCGGCATCCGGCACATTCACGCGCGTCGCGACCATCTCGACCGGGATGCCCGGCGTCATGGACCTCCAGTTCGACGCCGAGCGGCAGGCGATCTGGGCGGTCTGCGACGACACGTGCCACGGGCAGCACGAACTGCTTACCGTCGCATCCGGCGGGACGGGGGCCGGGACGTTCCAGGTGACGGCCGCGTTCGCGCGCCCCAGCGGGATGCCGGACTACAACAACGAAGGCTTCGCGGTCGCGCCGCAGGCGGAGTGCGTGAACGGGCTGAAGCCGGCGATCTGGGCGGACGACACGAACGACGGCGGCCACGCGCTGCGGCAGGGGACCGTGTCGTGCGCGGTGCTTCCGGGTGGGGGGAACGGTGGGTCGGGTGGCTCTGGTGGGTCGGGCGGCTCTGGAGGGACCGGTGGGTCGGGCGGGTCCGGCGGGTCCGGCGGGGGCGGGACTCCCGTTGCCCCGGTCGCGACCGTCTCCAGCGGGTCGGTCGCGGCCGGCGGGCAGGTCTCGGTGACGGCGAGCGGCTTCGCCGCCGGGGAGCAGGTGGAGGTGTGGCTGCACTCCGACCCCGTGCTTCTCGCGGTCGTCACGGCCGGGCCGACGGGATCGGTCACCGCGTCGGTCACTATTCCCGCGACGGTTCCGGCCGGGGCGCACACGCTCGTGCTGCTGGGCCGGACGTCGGGCGCGACGGCGAGCGTCGCCATCACGGTGGCGGCGGCCGCCGTCGCCGCGGACGGAACTGGAGCCGGTCTCGCCGCGACGGGCTCCGACGTGACGGTGCCGCTGGGCGCGGCGCTGCTCCTCGCGGGGGCCGGGGGCGCGCTCCTGCTCGCGCGCGGCGGGCGTCGCCGCGCCGCCTGA